The Meles meles chromosome 6, mMelMel3.1 paternal haplotype, whole genome shotgun sequence genome has a window encoding:
- the DIO2 gene encoding LOW QUALITY PROTEIN: type II iodothyronine deiodinase (The sequence of the model RefSeq protein was modified relative to this genomic sequence to represent the inferred CDS: inserted 1 base in 1 codon) — protein MGILSVDLLITLQILPVFFSNCLFLALYDSVILLKHVVLLLSRSKSTRGEWRRMLTSEGMRCIWKSFLLDAYKQVKLGEDAPNSSVVHVSNAEGSDSSRNGAQVKMVDGAECHLLDFASPERPLVVNFGSATUPPFTSQLPAFSKLVEEFSSVADFLLVYIDEAHPSDGWAVPGDSSLSFEVKKHRNQEDRCAAAHQLLEHFSLPPQCRVVADRMDNNANVAYGVAFERVCIVQRQKIAYLGGKGPFCYNLQEVRHWLEKNFSKRXKSRLAG, from the exons ATGGGCATCCTCAGCGTAGACTTGCTGATCACACTGCAAATTCTGCCAGTTTTTTTCTCCAACTGCCTCTTCCTGGCACTCTATGACTCGGTCATTCTCCTCAAGCACGTGGTGCTGCTGCTGAGCCGCTCCAAGTCCACTCGCGGGGAGTGGAGGCGCATGCTGACCTCAGAGGGAATGCGCTGCATCTGGAAGAGCTTCCTCCTCGATGCCTACAAGCAG GTGAAATTGGGTGAAGATGCCCCCAATTCCAGTGTGGTACACGTCTCCAATGCTGAAGGAAGTGACAGCAGTAGAAATGGTGCCCAGGTGAAGATGGTTGATGGAGCTGAGTGCCACCTTCTTGACTTTGCCAGCCCTGAGCGCCCACTGGTGGTCAACTTTGGCTCAGCCACTTGACCTCCTTTTACTAGCCAGCTGCCAGCCTTCAGCAAACTGGTGGAAGAGTTCTCATCAGTGGCTGACTTCCTGTTGGTCTACATTGATGAGGCTCATCCTTCAGATGGTTGGGCAGTGCCTGGTgattcttctttgtcttttgaagTGAAGAAGCACCGGAACCAGGAAGACCGATGTGCAGCAGCCCACCAGCTTCTGGAGCATTTCTCCTTGCCGCCCCAGTGCCGAGTTGTGGCTGACCGCATGGACAATAATGCTAATGTAGCTTACGGGGTAGCCTTTGAACGTGTGTGTATTGTGCAGAGACAGAAAATTGCTTACCTGGGAGGAAAGGGGCCTTTCTGCTACAACCTTCAAGAAGTCCGGCATTGGCTGGAGAAGAACTTCAGCAAAA TGAAATCTAGATTAGCTGGTTAA